The Bombus pascuorum chromosome 9, iyBomPasc1.1, whole genome shotgun sequence genome has a window encoding:
- the LOC132910860 gene encoding integrator complex subunit 14, translated as MPTVIALDVSLSMRRPILGSGPGENNQIEQLTRHHLAVHGINALLHYLQANSKLEFVALVVFSSLYEVICPFTRDYDSIRSKLQNIEECDKTCIETALHGVNNVIMAEWGNTTACQVVLITDGNPGVGPMSLGDSLNSLNVTRDVNPFPLPFPYPGKLSVICLASQQDAGLHIGLPLYQRLVDLAGGDSVVLVPEAPLSKHSVTTCFQKLSETNYVSFQGYLKCGNLGSRILLSPAPMPYTKKTDFELTSGLMISKTIEICGFISVADVGSPSAISRHLVLPLATEKSTSMQGISLEEDSDTDENGDEGKVPSFCVLLHGALKVENMVALCLLNSEWYGFIYSWADTKKKSNLMLTVLEPGLDVVPWLGNFSNLGPIDAAKGTAVSFPVRPNDKRSYTQSGPSWIRQGGLQSDIQKILRHARKLPEKTQNFYKEVNRLRKAASSMGFIELLEAVACILERECTLLPPNLNPDCTIQMGHVASLIRKPEFLELRYNIPPARTRFQHGGS; from the exons atGCCAACAGTTATAGCATTAGATGTGTCTTTATCAATGAGACGTCCTATATTAGGAAGCGGACCTGgtgaaaataatcaaattgaacaattaaCAAGGCATCATTTAGCTGTACATGGCATAAAtgcattattacattatttgcAAGCAAACTCAAAATTGGAATTTGTGGCTTTA GTTGTGTTTTCCTCATTGTACGAAGTTATTTGCCCATTCACTCGTGATTATGATAGCATACGttcgaaattacaaaatatcgaagaatgtGACAAGACTTGTATTGAAACTGCTCTTCATGGTGTTAATAATGTTATTATGGCAGAATGGGGTAATACTACTGCATGTCAAGTAGTGTTAATCACTGATGGTAATCCTGGAGTAGGACCGATGTCTTTAGGTGATTCTTTGAATTCCTTAAATGTAACAAGAGATGTAAATCCATTTCCGCTACCTTTTCCTTATCCAGGAAAATTAAGCGTTATTTGCCTTGCATCGCAACAAG ATGCTGGTTTACACATTGGTTTACCACTGTACCAACGTTTAGTTGATCTTGCTGGTGGTGATAGCGTAGTATTAGTTCCAGAAGCTCCACTTTCAAAACATTCGGTCACAActtgttttcaaaaattatcaGAAACTAATTATGTGTCTTTTCAAGGATATTTGAAGTGTGGAAATTTAGGTTCCCGTATTCTTCTTTCACCAGCACCTATG CCATACACTAAGAAGACAGATTTTGAATTAACATCTGGGTTAATGATATCAAAAACCATAGAAATTTGTGGATTTATATCGGTAGCAGATGTTGGTAGTCCTAGTGCTATATCTAGACATTTGGTGTTACCATTAGCCACAGAAAAGAGTACAAGCATGCAAGGAATATCTTTAGAAGAAGATTCAGATACAGATGAGAATGGAGATGAAGGAAAAGTACCATCCTTTTGCGTGTTATTACATGGAGCATTAAAg GTTGAAAATATGGTAGCTCTCTGTTTGTTAAACAGTGAATGGTATGGATTTATATATTCATGGGcagatacaaaaaaaaagtcaAATTTAATGTTAACAGTATTAGAACCAGGTTTAGATGTTGTGCCTTGGTTAGGTAATTTCAGCAATTTAGGTCCTATTGATGCAGCTAAAGGTACTGCTGTTAGTTTTCCAGTTAGGCCAAATGACAAAAGGAGTTATACTCAAAGTGGACCTTCTTGGATTCGTCAAGGCGGGTTACAGTCAGatattcagaaaattttaAGGCATGCAAGAAAATTACCCGAGAAAACTCAAAACTTTTATAAG GAGGTGAATCGATTACGTAAAGCTGCATCATCAATGGGATTTATAGAACTTCTAGAAGCAGTGGCTTGCATTTTAGAACGAGAGTGTACATTATTACCTCCAAATCTAAATCCTGACTGTACAATTCAAATGGGTCATGTAGCTTCTTTGATAAGGAAACCAGAGTTTTTAGAGCTTAGATACAATATACCACCAGCACGTACTAGATTTCAACATGGAGGATCGTAG
- the LOC132910863 gene encoding pyroglutamyl-peptidase 1 isoform X3 codes for MEVNKKYIVLVTGFGPFDNHIVNASWEAAKELSKLCIKSKELMDVEVIVKEIPVSYEDVTKYVPKFWQEYKPIILISIQVYKVQKICCYFIYDPPC; via the exons ATGGaagttaataaaaagtatatagtATTGGTAACCGGATTTGGTCCATTTGATAATCATATCGTTAACGCTAGTTGGGAAGCTGCAAAGGAATTAAGTAAACTATGCATTAAATCGAAAGAATTGATGGACGTTGAAGTAATCGTAAAAGAGATTCCAGTTTCGTATGAAGATGTAACTAAATATGTACCAAAGTTTTGGCAAGAGTATAAACCTATA ATTTTAATCAGTATTCAAGTGTACAAAGTGCAAAAg ATATGTTGTTACTTCATCTACGATCCTCCATGTTGA
- the LOC132910863 gene encoding pyroglutamyl-peptidase 1 isoform X1, with amino-acid sequence MEVNKKYIVLVTGFGPFDNHIVNASWEAAKELSKLCIKSKELMDVEVIVKEIPVSYEDVTKYVPKFWQEYKPIVVLHLGVSRQARCLTIECRAHSNGYLRKDIFNKCPDESNIESEIFETKINAKQICNIINESSDKTKCNACISYNAGRYLCEYIFYKSLQIAPKRTLFVHVPDFNQYSSVQSAKGLYEILYYIIEDMKKQ; translated from the exons ATGGaagttaataaaaagtatatagtATTGGTAACCGGATTTGGTCCATTTGATAATCATATCGTTAACGCTAGTTGGGAAGCTGCAAAGGAATTAAGTAAACTATGCATTAAATCGAAAGAATTGATGGACGTTGAAGTAATCGTAAAAGAGATTCCAGTTTCGTATGAAGATGTAACTAAATATGTACCAAAGTTTTGGCAAGAGTATAAACCTATA GTGGTTCTACATTTAGGAGTAAGTCGCCAAGCGCGATGTTTAACTATAGAATGTCGTGCTCATAGTAATGGTTACTtaagaaaagatatatttaacaaatgtcCAGACGAAAGTAATATTGAAtctgaaatttttgaaactaaaATCAACGCCAAACAAATTTGTAACATAATTAATGAAAGTTCAGACAAAACAAAATGTAATGCTTGTATTTCATACAATGCAGGAAGATATTTATgtgaatacatattttataaatctctACAGATTGCACCTAAAAGAACACTATTTGTTCATGTTCCAGATTTTAATCAGTATTCAAGTGTACAAAGTGCAAAAggtttatatgaaattttatattatattatcgagGATATGAAAAAACAATAG
- the LOC132910863 gene encoding pyroglutamyl-peptidase 1 isoform X2, translating to MEVNKKYIVLVTGFGPFDNHIVNASWEAAKELSKLCIKSKELMDVEVIVKEIPVSYEDVTKYVPKFWQEYKPIVVLHLGVSRQARCLTIECRAHSNGYLRKDIFNKCPDESNIESEIFETKINAKQICNIINESSDKTKYFNQYSSVQSAKGLYEILYYIIEDMKKQ from the exons ATGGaagttaataaaaagtatatagtATTGGTAACCGGATTTGGTCCATTTGATAATCATATCGTTAACGCTAGTTGGGAAGCTGCAAAGGAATTAAGTAAACTATGCATTAAATCGAAAGAATTGATGGACGTTGAAGTAATCGTAAAAGAGATTCCAGTTTCGTATGAAGATGTAACTAAATATGTACCAAAGTTTTGGCAAGAGTATAAACCTATA GTGGTTCTACATTTAGGAGTAAGTCGCCAAGCGCGATGTTTAACTATAGAATGTCGTGCTCATAGTAATGGTTACTtaagaaaagatatatttaacaaatgtcCAGACGAAAGTAATATTGAAtctgaaatttttgaaactaaaATCAACGCCAAACAAATTTGTAACATAATTAATGAAAGTTCAGACAAAACAAAAT ATTTTAATCAGTATTCAAGTGTACAAAGTGCAAAAggtttatatgaaattttatattatattatcgagGATATGAAAAAACAATAG
- the LOC132910859 gene encoding suppressor of cytokine signaling 5, whose product MGQHFASLREFFKMDGERQSSETCANVAQPTQLEMMNQDDIENLLNLSLILHEECKTDGSLDNDNLNLDLDNHNSKFETLYSQPIETQDSKKIYDNGNVNKEICFNQQEACCSSSGGSNTSSSSEDSPINPPLRRCSKTLSFGKRKGKQRNKDQSPACTHILSSKKKRSSWVLKFNCAKNKNSKSTDIIPGQGNNSLDCVCTGYRRTEEHPMGAGVIFNSRSAPQSPVLRPLPPSPVIDLSRFNPEEFPMEDCDKRARLQRAREMEEGVEPPPGYKPNYPSTIQVHPNGITVDSLAALFQAHAGIQAAALTALSQIDFTLIPNIERPAHTQVDYVHCLVPDLRSITACSFYWGKMDRYEAERLLEGKQEGTFLLRDSAQEEFIFSVSFRKYGRSLHARIEQWNHKFSFDSHDPGVYASETVCGLIEHYKHPSCSMFFEPMLTIPFHRNFAFPLQHLCRAVITTRTTYDGINKLQLPKTLKSYLKEYHYKQRVRVRRLDTENDLQSDGRSISYLPLI is encoded by the exons ATGGGACAGCATTTCGCTAGTCTCagggaattttttaaaatggatGGTGAAAGGCAGTCTTCCGAAACATGTGCTAATGTTGCCCAGCCAACGCAATTAGAAATGATGAATCAAGatgatatagaaaatttattgaatttaagtTTGATTCTTCATGAAGAATGCAAGACAGATGGGAGTTTGGataatgataatttaaatttagaccTAGATAATCATAATTctaaatttgaaactttatacAGTCAACCAATCGAGACACAGGATTCGAAAAAGATTTATGATAATGGAAATGTTAATAAGGAAATATGTTTTAATCAACAGGAAGCGTGTTGTAGTAGTTCTGGGGGTAGTAATACTAGTAGTAGTTCTGAAGATAGTCCTATAAATCCTCCTTTAAGAAGATGTTCTAAAACATTATCATTTGGAAAACgaaaag GTAAACAGCGTAATAAGGATCAAAGTCCAGCGTGTACTCATATTTTATCTTCAAAAAAGAAGCGAAGTAGCTgggtattaaaatttaactgtgctaagaataaaaattctaaaagtaCAGATATTATTCCTGGTCAAGGAAATAATAGTTTAGATTGTGTTTGCACTGGTTATAGAAGAACCGAAGAACACCCTATGGGAGCTGgtgttatatttaatagtcGGTCTGCTCCTCAAAGTCCAGTACTACGACCGCTTCCTCCCAGTCCTGTGATCGACCTTTCAAGATTCAATCCAGAAGAATTTCCAATGGAA GATTGTGACAAAAGAGCACGACTACAACGTGCACGAGAAATGGAGGAGGGAGTCGAACCTCCTCCGGGTTATAAACCTAATTATCCTTCGACAATTCAAGTACATCCAAATGGAATAACAGTAGACAGTTTGGCAGCTTTGTTCCAAGCGCATGCCGGTATACAAGCTGCTGCTTTGACAGCGTTATCACAAATCGACTTTACGTTAATTCCAAATATTGAGAGGCCAGCGCATACGCAG GTTGATTATGTTCACTGTCTTGTGCCAGATCTTAGATCAATTACGGCTTGTTCTTTTTATTGGGGTAAAATGGATCGATACGAAGCTGAACGTTTATTAGAGGGCAAGCAAGAAGGTACATTCTTGTTACGTGACTCGGCCCaggaagaatttattttttccgtTAGTTTTCGAAAATACGGACGATCTCTGCATGCCCGAATCGAACAATGGAATCATAAATTTAGTTTTGATTCGCACGATCCGGGAGTTTATGCTTCAGAAACG GTGTGCGGTTTAATCGAGCATTATAAGCATCCATCGTGTTCTATGTTCTTTGAACCTATGCTTACAATAccatttcatcgaaattttGCTTTTCCTTTACAACACTTATGTCGAGCAGTAATTACTACACGGACGACATATGATGGTATAAATAAGTTACAATTGCCAAAGACGCTTAAGAGTTATCTCAAGGAGTATCACTACAAGCAAAGAGTACGAGTTAGGCGATTAGATACTGAGAATGATTTACAATCAGATGGAAGATCCATATCATATTTACCTTTAATATAA